CAAAAAAATTGCATCACTTGATCCTGGTGCTTCGAATTTTAAATTCTCTTCAAAGTCTGATAAATTAATCTATCAAACAAACTATTCAGGAGAATATAATGATGACCAGAAACATGACGTTTGGATATTAAATTTTGATAGTACTACTGAGCAGTTGACTAATTTTGATGGCCCGGAAACCTTGCCTCAGTTTTCACCCGACGATTCAAAAGTTGCTTTCATCACGCAGACAGTTCCCGATATCGAATATGCAGAATCAGACATTCATATAATTGATATGAATTCTAAAAAGGTTAAGAATCTCACAAAGGATTTTAATCTATCGATAACTGATTTTTTCTGGAATCCTGACGGTAAAATTATTTTTGCACTGGTTTCGGAAGGAATGCAAAATACAATCTATAAATTTGATATTAACTCCGGTGAAGTGCGCAGATTAACTTCGCTCGGCAAGTCGTTCAGTTCATATACAATCGACTTAACTGGCGATAAACATTGTGCTTTGGTTGAAGATTCTCAGTCATTAAAAGAAATTTGTATAATTGAAAAAGGATCTGTTCGAAATCTAACTGAATTTTCGAAGCAATTAGTCAATTATATTATTTCCCCGCTAGAAGTGATTCGGCATCGGAGTTATGATAGTAAATTCACCATTGAGTCACTTCTAATTAAACCCGTGAATTTCGAGAAAAATAAAAAATATCCTCTAATTCTTTGTATGCATGGAGGTCCGTATGGAAACTTTCGTCAGACATTCGTCCAATCCTATCCAATGCAGGTCTATGCCAATGAAGGTTTTTTGGTTTTGGCACCAAATGTCCGCGGAAGTTCAGGTTATAGCGATGATTTCGGTCAGGCGAATAAATATGATCTTGGTGGAGGAGATTTCCACGATGCAATGTCTGCTGTAGATTATGTAATTTCACTCGGATTTGTTGACACAACACGAATGGGAATCATCGGTGGAAGCTATGGCGGATATCTAACAAATTGGACAATCTCCCAAACCAATCGATTTGCAGCAGCAGTTTCAATGTATGGAATATTTTCTTTTTTCACTGACTTTTCGAATTCGTGGCAGCCGGTTTTCGAAAAAATGTATTTTGGATACAACTATTGGGAAAGACCGATCGATATGAATAATCTCTGGGTGAATCGTTCTCCTGCATTTTTTGTTAGAAACATTTCTACACCTGTATTAATTCTGCAAGGTGAAAAGGATCTATACACGAATGTTGCAAATTCTCAAGAAATGTATCAAGCGCTTAAAACTCTTAACCGAAATGTTGAGTATGTTTTATACCCTCGCGAGGGACATGGAATTAGAAATGAATCCCAACATTACATTAATATGCTTAACAGAGGGCTTGATTGGTTCAATAAACATCTTAAGTAAATTAGCTAACAGATTGTTTTTTAGTTAAATTCGACCTAATTACCCATTGGGTCGAGAATTTAGAAAAAATCATATTACCCCCCTTTGATGAAACCATATCTTGGATGAGAACGTTATAAAATTTAATTTTGCAACCGATAATAGTAATCAATAACAAACTATGGAGGAACTTTGAAATATTTGGATAGGCTCATTTTTACTGCGATCCTATTATCTCTTCTTGGTTTCAGTTATGTTGTGACTGATACTGAAGGAATTGTAGGCGGCACCAGTAAAATTGAAGATGAATTGAGTAGTAATTCAACGGTACAAACCATTCCGGTTATTACTTATAAACCAATTCCAGATATGCTGGCATCCTGGTATGGACCTGGATTCCACGGAAGAATGACGGCAAATGGCGAGATCTATGACCAATTTGATCTAACAGCCGCTCATAAATCAATGAAATTTGGAACGCTTTTAAGAATTACAAATAAGGCGAACGATAAATCAGTAATTGTGAGAATAAATGATCGCGGGCCCTATGTAGGTGATCGTGAAATCGATCTTTCGTATGGAGCTGCTAAATCTCTTGGAATATTGAAACCCGGTGTGAAAAAGCTTGCTATTGAAATGGTAAAAGTCAGCGATTCGATTGAAATTCTTAACTCCAAAATCCCAATGTGATTTTGGATACCTCATTTTAATAAGGAAATCCGCTTTCGAGCGGATTTTTTATTTTTAAAAAACTCAATACTAAGCCTCAGCCTCCGCTTTAGCCTAATTTTACTTACATCTTCACTTTCCGTTAAACAGCGATTTCTTTATTTTTATTTTTCAGATGGAAACTTTTAAGCTTATATCCAACCTTAAGCCGACAGGTGATCAACCTGAAGCAATTAAAGAGTTAACTTCTGGTCTCCAAAATGGTGAAAAACATCAAACACTACTTGGCGTGACTGGAAGCGGAAAAACATTTACAGTTTCAAATGTTATTGCCAATTT
Above is a genomic segment from Ignavibacteria bacterium containing:
- a CDS encoding S9 family peptidase — translated: KKIASLDPGASNFKFSSKSDKLIYQTNYSGEYNDDQKHDVWILNFDSTTEQLTNFDGPETLPQFSPDDSKVAFITQTVPDIEYAESDIHIIDMNSKKVKNLTKDFNLSITDFFWNPDGKIIFALVSEGMQNTIYKFDINSGEVRRLTSLGKSFSSYTIDLTGDKHCALVEDSQSLKEICIIEKGSVRNLTEFSKQLVNYIISPLEVIRHRSYDSKFTIESLLIKPVNFEKNKKYPLILCMHGGPYGNFRQTFVQSYPMQVYANEGFLVLAPNVRGSSGYSDDFGQANKYDLGGGDFHDAMSAVDYVISLGFVDTTRMGIIGGSYGGYLTNWTISQTNRFAAAVSMYGIFSFFTDFSNSWQPVFEKMYFGYNYWERPIDMNNLWVNRSPAFFVRNISTPVLILQGEKDLYTNVANSQEMYQALKTLNRNVEYVLYPREGHGIRNESQHYINMLNRGLDWFNKHLK
- a CDS encoding septal ring lytic transglycosylase RlpA family protein; the encoded protein is MLASWYGPGFHGRMTANGEIYDQFDLTAAHKSMKFGTLLRITNKANDKSVIVRINDRGPYVGDREIDLSYGAAKSLGILKPGVKKLAIEMVKVSDSIEILNSKIPM